Proteins encoded by one window of Cydia fagiglandana chromosome Z, ilCydFagi1.1, whole genome shotgun sequence:
- the LOC134679272 gene encoding 3-hydroxyacyl-CoA dehydrogenase type-2 yields MLKGLVGLVTGGGSGLGLATAELLLQQGGRVVICDLPTSDGRDAAKRLGENAAFVPVDVTSETDVKTALQSTKDRFGRLDVAVNCAGVASAQRIYNFKKDQPFDLKTFQKTVEVNLVGTFNVIRLAAGMIGKNAPDADGQRGVIVNTASVAAFDGQIGQAAYSASKAGVVGMTLPIARDLAKQGIRVVTIAPGLFRTPMMKQMPEPAIKALEAQVPFPPRLGLPSEFAQLVEAIIRNPMLNGETIRLDGAIRMQP; encoded by the exons GGTCTGGTCGGACTGGTGACGGGGGGCGGGTCGGGGCTCGGGCTGGCCACGGCCGAGCTGCTGCTGCAGCAGGGCGGTCGCGTGGTCATCTGCGACCTGCCCACCAGCGACGGCCGCGACGCCGCCAAGCGGCTGGGCGAGAACGCCGCCTTCGTTCCCGTCGAC GTGACCTCGGAGACTGACGTGAAGACAGCACTGCAGAGCACCAAGGACCGCTTCGGGCGCCTCGATGTGGCTGTCAACTGCGCCGGCGTTGCCAGCGCGCAACGGATCTACAACTTCAAGAAGGACCAGCCATTCGACCTCAAAACATTCCAGAAAACCGTTGAG GTGAATCTGGTGGGCACGTTCAACGTGATCCGGCTGGCGGCCGGTATGATCGGCAAGAACGCGCCCGACGCGGACGGCCAGCGCGGCGTCATCGTCAACACCGCCAGCGTGGCCGCCTTCGACGGACAG ATCGGGCAGGCAGCGTACTCGGCGTCTAAGGCGGGCGTGGTGGGCATGACCCTGCCCATCGCCAGAGACCTGGCCAAGCAGGGGATCCGCGTCGTTACTATTGCCCCAG GGTTGTTCCGGACTCCAATGATGAAGCAGATGCCAGAGCCTGCGATCAAGGCGCTGGAGGCGCAGGTCCCGTTCCCACCGCGCCTGGGCTTGCCCAGCGAGTTCGCGCAGCTCGTCGAGGCCATCATACGGAACCCCATGCTCAACGGCGAGACGATACGGCTCGATGGCGCTATCCGGATGCAACCTTAA